Below is a window of Camelina sativa cultivar DH55 chromosome 11, Cs, whole genome shotgun sequence DNA.
AATAAAGGTGAGTCCCCTCTCCCTTTCAATCTATGAAAATCACACAAAGAACCTTAATAttgttttctctaaaatatttaaCACAGTTttaaatgatgatgatataaaACAAGGCTTGTTTCACGCGGTGGAAGGAAGcgaaagacgaagaagagaagaaaaaagtgttCATAGAGTTCATGTCAAAGAGCGTGAAGCCGAGTAAACTCGATGACGTAACTCTGCTCACCGGAATAGTATCTCCACCGGCGGCTATGGCAGCTAAGAGAGCAGGAGAGAATGTTCCTCAGTTGAAATTAATCAAACTCATACCTGATGTTATATTCGTCCCTACTGTCACCATTTTAGCCATTGTCTCTGCCAAACTCTCAAGAAGAATGTATTTGAAATAAACGTTTTAAAGTTTGCATTCTtaattctcttctctttttttttctagaacaAGATCTCATCACCGGAAAATAGCAATGGAGAACATATTAACGAAGATATTATCATTTATGATTTTAGGAAATAGTGcaaaaatactaaatagtaTAGTGCATGATTGGTTTAAATGTTAAATTTGTAGATTTAGGCTTCGAAATGTAGAGtttatttggtaaaaatttaggttgtaaattttaatttctttttgtaagaAAACGAACCTACTTTGTCTTGAACCgaaaacaaaacagtaaaaCGTTAACTTTTGGATTAAGCCCACCGACAATATTTAAAACATGGTTGGTAAGATAAAATTGTAGATGATGATGTCAGAAATATCtacactatattatatatataattttcgaaGCAAAGTTCAAAAGTTGATTTTAGTTTAAGTCACAAATACATAAAACTTCATGCAGTTTGAATAAATTGTTTACATGAAGAATCAAAAGATAGCCACTCTATATATCTCTCTGTACTTTAAGAGGCTTAAGGATATAACTTAGAATGAACACACTTTACCTTTTTAACACAAGATCCGAtttgtttcttgaaatgttCCAAACCTTATCTTAGGATCTTCTTCGTAATCCAGCAGAGCCTGACCTTCGTTTACCTCGCTTTCTCTTCCTGTTGGGAAGCTTAAACCTAGAAGCCACCGTCACATTAGACTTTGGCTTCTCTTTTGGAACTCGATTTCTCTTTGGGTTAGTCTCTTCCTTCGTCACCCCATCAAGATTGCGGGGAATTCTTTTCCTTACCTGTATTACGTTAAAAAGGCATATGAATGAGACTGAAAGGGTTTTGCAAAGTTCCACCGAGTTTGCGGAAACTTACAGGTCTTGAATTTGATGGACCTTCCTCAACTGAAGTTTGTTCCGGCTTCTGTAGCTTCTTATCAGGAACAGTCGCTTTCCCTTCTCTTCGTTTTGATGCTAAGATTTCAGAGAGCAATATATCTGTTGTTTCGTCGTCTTCAGGTGTGTCGTGATGAGATGAAACTGAAGCAGATTTCACTGGCTTTTCTTCAGATATGATCGATTTCTCATCTTCTGTTTTGATAACCAACAGGGGCTTTTGTTGTTCTGAGGTGGTGGTGATTACATCAGCAGATCCAAGTAGATTCACTGTGTTAGCCGGAGAGAACCTACTGGGGTTTTCACTCACAACCTTGTCTACTCGGTTCTTCAAGTTACGGGCTTCTGACTTTGCTGCTTCAATCTTCAAAAGTATCTGTTCCAAGTATGCATCCCCTTCTCGAAACTCGAGAGGTGGTGTCTCTTCAGAGAAAAGTGTCTCATCCTTGGCGCTCTTACTCCGTTTATCTGATGATTCATGACACACAGacacacagacacacacacacaaaaaaggaTTTCGTAAGATTCAAAGTTTTCAGAACTATTAATATCATACCAAAGTTGAGA
It encodes the following:
- the LOC104721019 gene encoding uncharacterized protein LOC104721019, which translates into the protein MGGSMGFLGKGVPPTQMMNMVMGSLYKQFTQKAINNFDDFHVAVLDIFNNFNSALPGRHFDFPTPDQIKACFTRWKEAKDEEEKKKVFIEFMSKSVKPSKLDDVTLLTGIVSPPAAMAAKRAGENVPQLKLIKLIPDVIFVPTVTILAIVSAKLSRRMYLK